In the genome of Polaribacter sp. MED152, one region contains:
- a CDS encoding YceI family protein: protein MKKLQLFTAISLFISMSISAQKFNLESKNSNISWTGKAAFNAYALTGSLKAKSGEILIENDSIKKLEVIIDMKSLDHSNKDLKKHLRNKDFFEVKKYQTATFKLLNSVKLVKGKILLVGNMTIKNITKKEEIEVEIHKNENINLQFTTNLDRTKYGVKFNSPSFFKKMKENAIADEFVLKSELTFN from the coding sequence ATGAAAAAATTACAACTTTTTACAGCAATTTCACTTTTTATATCGATGAGTATTTCTGCACAGAAATTCAATCTAGAAAGCAAAAACTCAAACATTTCTTGGACTGGAAAAGCTGCTTTTAATGCCTATGCTTTAACTGGAAGTTTGAAAGCAAAATCAGGAGAAATCTTGATAGAGAATGATTCAATTAAAAAATTGGAAGTGATTATAGATATGAAATCGCTCGATCATTCAAATAAAGATTTAAAAAAACATTTACGAAATAAAGATTTTTTCGAAGTAAAAAAATATCAAACTGCCACTTTTAAACTATTAAATTCTGTAAAATTGGTTAAAGGAAAAATTCTTTTAGTTGGAAATATGACTATTAAAAACATTACTAAAAAAGAAGAGATAGAAGTTGAAATTCATAAAAATGAAAACATCAATCTACAATTTACTACCAATTTAGACAGAACTAAATATGGCGTAAAATTCAACTCACCAAGTTTTTTTAAAAAAATGAAAGAAAATGCAATTGCGGATGAATTTGTGTTAAAAAGCGAATTGACTTTTAACTAA
- a CDS encoding glycoside hydrolase, protein MKTRYLFLIAVLFLQTACKSQPQKINGLSFVASRDSISQEHITPVLNSKSNYVALMPYSFIRNLEYPKIEFNTNREWFGETENGLLQYAKEFKKVGIKIMVKPHLWLRRGGFTGDLKPTTEEHWQLLENSYKAYILTYARAAETLDAEVLCIGTELKEFVMNRPEYWVQLIKEIRTIYKGKLTYAANWDEYKRLSFWSELDFIGIDAYFPLSDVKTPTVAHLEEGWAKHKKEIIGIQQKFNKPILFTEFGYRSVDYNAKKPWEFHRLQGSVNLQAQANGLQAIHNQFWDEDWFAGGFLWKWFHRHDKVGGENNNRFTPQNKPAEELIKKLYAQ, encoded by the coding sequence ATGAAAACAAGATATCTCTTTTTAATTGCTGTACTTTTTTTACAAACCGCTTGTAAAAGTCAACCCCAAAAAATTAACGGATTAAGCTTTGTGGCTTCTAGAGATTCTATTAGCCAAGAACATATTACACCCGTTTTAAATTCTAAAAGTAACTATGTGGCTTTAATGCCTTATAGTTTTATTCGCAATCTAGAGTACCCAAAAATTGAATTTAATACCAATAGAGAATGGTTTGGCGAAACCGAAAATGGGTTACTACAATATGCCAAAGAGTTTAAAAAAGTGGGTATTAAAATAATGGTAAAACCTCATTTATGGTTAAGAAGAGGTGGTTTTACAGGTGATTTAAAACCAACCACAGAAGAACATTGGCAACTTTTAGAAAATTCTTACAAAGCCTACATTCTTACCTATGCAAGAGCTGCTGAAACTTTAGATGCAGAGGTACTTTGTATTGGTACAGAATTAAAAGAATTTGTGATGAATAGGCCAGAATATTGGGTGCAACTCATCAAAGAAATTAGAACTATTTATAAAGGTAAGTTAACCTATGCAGCCAATTGGGATGAGTACAAACGTTTGTCTTTTTGGAGCGAGCTCGACTTTATTGGAATCGATGCCTATTTTCCTTTAAGTGATGTAAAAACACCAACAGTGGCGCATTTAGAAGAAGGTTGGGCAAAACACAAAAAAGAAATTATAGGCATTCAGCAAAAGTTTAACAAGCCTATTCTTTTTACAGAATTTGGGTATAGAAGTGTAGACTATAATGCTAAAAAACCATGGGAGTTTCATAGACTTCAAGGCAGTGTAAATCTACAAGCTCAAGCCAATGGTTTGCAAGCCATACACAATCAATTTTGGGATGAAGATTGGTTTGCTGGCGGATTTCTTTGGAAATGGTTTCACAGGCATGACAAAGTTGGCGGAGAAAACAACAACAGATTTACCCCTCAAAATAAACCAGCAGAAGAACTTATTAAAAAGCTATATGCTCAATAA
- a CDS encoding POTRA domain-containing protein codes for MISKLKIVLVLCLCSVFLGQAQTTKIASITIKGAQKTKPSFIAKILETQVGQPLDSTVLHQDILRLKRLPAISYAYYTVKEIGAQECAIDITIEENYTLLPDLNFWTTTNNVFSYKLGLYDYNLLGRNITFGGFYQYNGFHTYALNFRAPNLFSRKWGVALNHQNWKSEEPLYFNDQSANYLYNNISFEALALYQIDVNNEVNFGVNFFTEKYQYLSGITAPEIPQQLDLQKALFKLVYGYTNLDYYYQYVSGFKSVLYAQYVLTENDYQNDFYIFWNDFFYYKRIGEKGNWANRLRFGLSSNENTPFAPFALDNNVNLRGVGILVDRGTGSFVLNTEYRHTIYDKKWLAIQTNVFTDFGSWRNPGGELNDFFQEENLRVYSGIGLRFISKKVYNATFRIDYGFRIVGQSNTSKAGLVFGIGQYF; via the coding sequence ATGATTTCTAAATTAAAAATAGTCTTAGTTTTATGTTTGTGCAGTGTTTTCTTAGGGCAAGCGCAAACTACCAAAATTGCATCTATTACAATTAAAGGTGCACAAAAAACAAAGCCTTCTTTTATTGCTAAAATTTTAGAAACGCAAGTGGGGCAACCTCTAGATTCTACTGTATTGCATCAAGATATTTTACGCTTAAAACGCCTACCAGCCATTAGCTATGCCTATTATACAGTGAAAGAAATTGGCGCTCAAGAATGCGCAATTGACATCACTATTGAAGAGAATTATACATTATTGCCCGATCTTAATTTTTGGACAACCACCAACAATGTATTTTCCTATAAATTGGGTTTGTACGATTACAATTTACTAGGTAGAAACATCACTTTTGGAGGCTTTTACCAATACAATGGGTTTCATACCTATGCCCTGAATTTTAGAGCACCCAACCTGTTTTCTAGAAAATGGGGAGTGGCCTTAAATCATCAAAACTGGAAAAGTGAAGAGCCTTTGTATTTTAATGATCAATCTGCCAATTATTTATACAATAACATTTCTTTTGAGGCTTTGGCACTCTATCAAATTGATGTAAACAATGAAGTGAATTTTGGGGTAAATTTCTTTACAGAGAAATATCAATACTTGTCTGGAATAACTGCACCAGAAATTCCACAGCAGCTCGACCTACAAAAAGCATTGTTTAAGCTGGTTTATGGTTATACCAATTTAGATTATTACTACCAATATGTAAGCGGATTTAAGAGTGTGCTTTATGCACAATATGTGCTTACAGAAAATGATTATCAGAATGATTTTTACATTTTTTGGAACGACTTTTTCTATTACAAAAGAATAGGTGAAAAAGGCAATTGGGCCAACAGATTACGATTTGGTTTGTCTTCTAATGAAAACACACCCTTTGCACCTTTTGCTTTAGATAATAATGTAAATTTAAGAGGGGTAGGTATTTTGGTAGATAGGGGTACAGGTAGTTTTGTACTCAATACAGAATACAGGCATACTATTTACGATAAAAAATGGCTAGCCATACAAACCAACGTCTTTACCGATTTTGGTTCTTGGAGAAATCCTGGAGGTGAACTGAATGACTTTTTTCAGGAAGAAAACCTTCGTGTTTATTCTGGTATAGGTTTGCGTTTTATCAGCAAAAAAGTATACAATGCTACGTTTCGAATAGACTACGGATTTCGAATTGTAGGGCAGTCTAACACGTCTAAAGCCGGACTCGTATTTGGTATTGGCCAGTATTTTTAG
- a CDS encoding 4Fe-4S binding protein, protein MKAIKNIGLVIFLTGLTLFTATIFTGNFTFTQQEFDSFVAEKGYKSELFVEELQKALVTDENVNIFEFSKRVRNAVDVNNQYYNELIAKYNAEKNWKKKGAQYQYKINGKPHTISFNIAKKAGSGFVKENAGLVWFLTFGLGIIGALLFILPNLILLGKPGIKNDHIYQQSATNRGFIAWLVLVYLVAFYLVLYFMADYVVNWTFILDPISKVLNGGDASQWFVYGFLYCTIMLTMGVRMYIKYRHNKYQIIRTTSVLFFQIVFAFLIPEIMTSLNMPGYDFKNAFPLDYDFFFEWNLKSLTESGGIGIFILVWGIVLTLIIVPVMVYFFGKRWYCSWVCGCGGLAETLGDPYRQHSNKSLNAWKLERWLIHSVLVFSLVMTLVTLYCYFSGTSSFLGIKSQWIKDTYSFLIGAWFAGVIGTGFYPIFGNRVWCRFGCPLAAYLGLVQRFKSRFRITTNGGQCISCGNCSTYCEQGIDVRAYAQKGENIVRSSCVGCGICSAVCPRGVLKLENGPEEGRINPTEILLGNDVDLMQLVNKK, encoded by the coding sequence TTGAAAGCGATAAAAAATATAGGACTCGTCATTTTTTTAACAGGCTTAACACTATTTACAGCCACCATTTTTACAGGTAATTTTACATTTACCCAACAAGAATTTGATTCTTTTGTAGCAGAAAAAGGCTATAAAAGTGAGCTATTTGTGGAGGAACTCCAAAAAGCCTTGGTTACCGATGAAAACGTAAACATCTTTGAATTTTCTAAACGGGTTAGAAATGCGGTAGATGTAAACAACCAGTATTACAATGAGCTAATTGCGAAATACAATGCAGAGAAAAACTGGAAGAAAAAAGGAGCTCAATACCAATATAAAATCAACGGAAAACCACATACCATTAGTTTTAATATCGCTAAAAAAGCAGGTAGTGGTTTTGTAAAAGAGAATGCAGGCTTGGTGTGGTTTTTAACTTTTGGTTTGGGCATAATTGGGGCACTCCTTTTTATTTTACCAAACTTAATTTTATTAGGAAAACCAGGTATTAAAAACGATCACATCTATCAGCAATCTGCCACCAATAGAGGTTTTATAGCTTGGTTGGTTTTGGTGTATTTGGTTGCCTTTTATTTGGTGCTTTATTTTATGGCAGACTATGTTGTAAACTGGACGTTTATTCTAGATCCTATTAGTAAAGTATTAAATGGTGGTGATGCTTCACAGTGGTTTGTATACGGTTTTCTATACTGTACAATTATGCTAACCATGGGTGTTCGAATGTATATAAAGTACAGACATAACAAATATCAAATTATAAGAACTACATCTGTTTTATTTTTTCAAATTGTATTTGCCTTTTTAATTCCGGAGATTATGACCAGCTTAAATATGCCTGGTTACGATTTTAAAAATGCCTTTCCTTTAGATTATGATTTCTTTTTTGAATGGAATTTAAAAAGCTTAACCGAAAGTGGTGGTATTGGTATTTTTATATTGGTTTGGGGTATTGTTTTAACCCTAATTATTGTACCTGTAATGGTTTACTTCTTCGGAAAAAGATGGTATTGTTCTTGGGTTTGTGGTTGTGGTGGCTTGGCTGAAACGCTTGGTGACCCTTACAGACAGCACTCTAACAAAAGTTTGAATGCATGGAAATTAGAACGATGGCTAATACATTCGGTTCTAGTTTTTTCTTTAGTGATGACACTAGTAACCTTGTATTGCTATTTTTCCGGCACTTCGTCGTTCTTAGGTATAAAATCACAATGGATTAAAGATACCTACAGCTTTTTAATCGGAGCTTGGTTTGCAGGTGTAATTGGTACTGGTTTCTACCCAATTTTTGGAAATAGAGTTTGGTGTAGATTTGGTTGCCCATTGGCTGCTTACTTAGGTTTAGTGCAACGTTTTAAATCGCGTTTTAGAATCACTACAAATGGTGGGCAATGTATTTCTTGTGGAAACTGTTCTACGTATTGTGAGCAAGGAATTGATGTAAGAGCTTATGCGCAAAAAGGAGAAAACATAGTTAGATCTAGTTGTGTAGGGTGTGGAATTTGTTCTGCTGTGTGTCCTAGAGGAGTTTTAAAATTAGAAAACGGCCCTGAAGAAGGTAGAATAAATCCTACCGAAATTTTGTTAGGTAACGATGTTGATTTAATGCAACTGGTAAATAAGAAATAA
- a CDS encoding NAD(P)/FAD-dependent oxidoreductase, with protein sequence MEHIVIIGNGISGVTAARHIRKNSDKQITIVSAETKYFFSRTALMYIYMGHMKFEHTQPYENWFWDKNNINLKEGYVSKINTATKELSFKDGSALTYDKLIIATGSKPNKFGWPGQDLKGVLGMYHKQDLENLELIAPNNDVCKRAVIVGGGLIGIELAEMLRSRDIPVTFLVRESSFWNGVLPAQESEMINKHIKEHHIDLRLSTNLKKIKSDENGRVKSIIIEETSEEIACNVVGLTAGVTPNIDFLEGSGIKTKKGVLVNRMLETNTKDVYAIGDCAEQHEAIGLRRNIEAVWYTGRMMGEALAQTICGNSTEYKPGHWFNSAKFLDIEYQTYGWVFSERNKKDYESYFQWKHPSKDICITISYHKKTQQFLGINTFGIRMRHEKFDQWLTEKQSIQHVLKYLKDANFDPEFYSLYEKDIVAKFNSEHNTQIKVQDKSWKRIFSKA encoded by the coding sequence ATGGAACACATTGTAATTATCGGAAATGGAATTTCTGGGGTTACAGCTGCAAGACATATCAGAAAAAACTCTGATAAACAAATTACCATAGTCTCTGCTGAAACCAAATACTTTTTTTCTAGAACTGCACTCATGTATATTTATATGGGGCACATGAAGTTTGAACATACACAGCCTTATGAAAATTGGTTTTGGGATAAAAACAACATTAACCTAAAAGAAGGCTACGTTTCTAAAATAAATACAGCTACTAAAGAGCTATCGTTTAAAGATGGTTCTGCCTTAACTTACGATAAGTTAATCATTGCAACTGGTTCTAAACCCAATAAATTTGGTTGGCCAGGTCAAGACTTAAAGGGCGTTTTGGGTATGTACCATAAGCAAGATCTAGAAAATTTAGAACTGATTGCGCCTAATAATGACGTGTGTAAACGCGCTGTAATTGTAGGTGGTGGATTAATAGGAATTGAATTGGCAGAAATGCTTAGAAGTAGAGATATACCTGTTACTTTTTTGGTACGTGAAAGTAGTTTTTGGAATGGCGTTTTGCCTGCACAAGAATCTGAAATGATTAACAAACACATCAAAGAGCATCACATAGATTTGCGTTTAAGCACCAACTTAAAGAAAATAAAATCCGATGAAAATGGCCGTGTAAAATCCATTATCATTGAAGAAACAAGCGAAGAAATTGCCTGTAATGTTGTGGGTTTAACTGCTGGAGTTACACCTAATATTGACTTTTTAGAAGGTTCAGGAATTAAGACCAAAAAAGGAGTTTTGGTGAATAGAATGTTAGAAACCAATACAAAAGATGTGTATGCCATAGGTGATTGTGCAGAACAACATGAAGCAATTGGTTTACGTAGAAATATTGAAGCAGTTTGGTATACAGGAAGAATGATGGGTGAAGCTTTAGCGCAAACCATTTGTGGCAATTCAACTGAATACAAGCCTGGGCATTGGTTTAATTCGGCCAAGTTCTTAGACATTGAATACCAAACGTATGGTTGGGTATTTAGTGAGCGCAATAAGAAGGATTATGAAAGCTATTTTCAGTGGAAACACCCTTCAAAAGATATTTGTATCACCATTTCTTACCATAAAAAAACACAACAATTTTTAGGAATAAATACTTTCGGAATTCGAATGCGTCATGAAAAATTTGACCAATGGTTAACCGAAAAACAATCCATACAACACGTCTTAAAGTATTTAAAGGATGCCAATTTTGATCCGGAGTTTTACAGCTTGTATGAAAAAGATATTGTTGCAAAATTCAATAGCGAACACAACACCCAAATAAAAGTACAAGATAAAAGCTGGAAACGCATATTCTCTAAAGCATAA